CGCGCTTGTTCGATGTGATCGCGGCGGCGGGTGGCAACGTCGGACAAGTGCAACTCATCAAAGAGGATCACAATCGCGTCGTGCGCGATATAACGATCTTTGCGGACGACGAAGCGCAACTCGAACATGTGCTCGACGCGATGCGGACGAATCCGGGCACGCGCGTGCTCGAAGTGCGCGACGAGGTGCTCGAACTGCATCGCCAAGGCAAGATCGCGATTCGTAGTCGGTTCGCGATTGATTCGGTCGAGACCTTGCGTCGCGTTTACACGCCCGGCGTCGCCGAAGTGTGCATGAAGATCGCGCGCGATCCATCGCTCGCGCGACGATTTACCGCGACGTACCATTTCGTCGCGATTGTGACGGACGGTACGGCAGTGCTGGGTCTGGGCGACATCGGTCCGCTCGCGGGAATGCCGGTGATGGAAGGCAAGGCAATGTTGATGGAAACGCTCGTCGGTTTATCCGGCGTGCCGATCCTGCTCAACACCAAGGACCCGGACAAGATCGTGGAAACCGTCGCAATGATCGCGCCGACGTTCGGCGCGATTCAACTCGAAGATATTTCCGCGCCGCGCTGTTTTGAGATCGAAGAGAAACTCCAGGCGCGGCTCGACATCCCTGTGATGCACGACGATCAGCGCGGCACGGCAGTCGTGACAATTGCCGCGTTGATGTCCGCGTGCAAGTATGCGCGAATGGATTTGGGCAAGGCGGTGATCGGACAAATTGGGCTTGGCGCGGCGGGCATGTCCATCGCGAAAATGCTGATGCGGCTCACCGGCAACCCGGTGCTCGGTGCGGATTTGTCACAAGCCGCGTTGGACATGCTGGGTCGCGAGGGCGGCACGCCATCGTCGCTCGGAGAGATCATGGCGAACGCCGACATTGTCATCGCGACGACCGGCGCAAAAGGTCTGATCAAACCGAACATGATTCGCAAAGGACAAATCATTCTCGCGTTGTCGAACCCGAATCCAGAGATCGAGCCGGATGACGCGCTCGCCGCCGGCGCGGCATTCGCGGCGGACGGCAAGTCGGTGAATAACGTGATGGGGTTCCCAGGAATTTTGCGCGGCGCGATTGACGCATACGTGCCGCGCATCACGCAGGAGATGTACCTCGCGGCGGCGGAAACGATTGCCGCGCTGACGCCGCAAGGTGAGCTGATGCCGAATCCGCTCGACAAGCGCGTGCATCGCGCGGTCGCGCAAGCGGT
The Chloroflexota bacterium genome window above contains:
- a CDS encoding NAD-dependent malic enzyme, giving the protein MSWERKLMRTVQCQNDAVLGTLARLFDVIAAAGGNVGQVQLIKEDHNRVVRDITIFADDEAQLEHVLDAMRTNPGTRVLEVRDEVLELHRQGKIAIRSRFAIDSVETLRRVYTPGVAEVCMKIARDPSLARRFTATYHFVAIVTDGTAVLGLGDIGPLAGMPVMEGKAMLMETLVGLSGVPILLNTKDPDKIVETVAMIAPTFGAIQLEDISAPRCFEIEEKLQARLDIPVMHDDQRGTAVVTIAALMSACKYARMDLGKAVIGQIGLGAAGMSIAKMLMRLTGNPVLGADLSQAALDMLGREGGTPSSLGEIMANADIVIATTGAKGLIKPNMIRKGQIILALSNPNPEIEPDDALAAGAAFAADGKSVNNVMGFPGILRGAIDAYVPRITQEMYLAAAETIAALTPQGELMPNPLDKRVHRAVAQAVAKKAMEQGLARAPYVPYVEE